The Drosophila sulfurigaster albostrigata strain 15112-1811.04 chromosome 3, ASM2355843v2, whole genome shotgun sequence genomic sequence CCATTATGTCAACAACAAGCGCATGTTTGAGAAATTGCTGGATCTCAACAAGCTGCCGAGTGTGAATGATATTTGTGTGCAGCTCAGTCTCAACGAGGTTGCTAGAAAATCGGAGGAACTCTTAACGTTGTTCAAGGATATTGCCAGCAACACGATGCAGGATGCAGATCATCCACAATATGCCGCCATGGCTGTGTTTCAGGCATGTCGTTTGCTCAAAAAGAAAGtggcgaaaacaaaaattatgccATTCAGCAATTTACGCCCCACGCAGTGGCAACAGCTCGAACATCAATGGGAGCTCATGATTGAGAAACATTACAAGGAAATCAATGTGGCCACCAGATTGAATGATCAAGCTGAGGTGCTTCAGGAGAAAAACAACATTGAAAAGAAGTGCCAAATGCATAAACCCGAAATTGAAGATTACGAAAAATGGAAATCTCGTATGCTTGCGACAGCTGaggcaaaattaaaacaattggAAAGTGAGAGTGGCAGTCAGACATCTTTATAAGGGTTCATATAGTCTTCATAATAATAGtcatttataacaaatattagTAATTACTATTTCCTTAACAAATGTAGTTAGATCAACGAACTTTTATTTAGAAAGTGCGCATGAATCACTTTGCCTACATCTTTGCGAGCTGAAAAATaggttttattattatacactTCAGAacaaatatgattattatatagTACTAACAATCGTAAACAATCATCTCCACTTCATCTTCAGTTTCCGGCCAGCCTTTGACAAGCTCCCGTAAGTGTTTAGCAAATTTTAGCCAGATTTCGCGTTTCATTTCCCTCATTTGCTTTGTCGTAGAAGTTTGAGAGTTCATCGCATCAAAGAATGACAACATTGGTGTGGCACCTTCTAtggcaaaataatatattttaccaTTTATTGACTGTGTCAGTCTATAGACTGCATGTTTGAACGGTCGATTGACGCCAGCGCGGTTTATAAATCGGGTCTCCAAAGGCTAAGGGTAGAAATAATACGTTATAACAGTCTTGCGGATCGGGAAAGGAAAAACTTGGTTCTGAATGTTGCTTTTACTCTCGAGTGGCATGTTTTAAACTGGTATTTTATGTTATCCTATACTTACCGCGACCTGTTCTAACAAGGGACTTTCTATTACACCCTTAACGAACATATTATCTGGTATAAGTATGATCAAACGATTTATGCCAAAGGTGACTTGGTGGGTGTCCTCATAGATTTGCATGCGTTTTTTCAGTCCATCGCCGTTGTGCTCGGGTAGCGCAATTTTCAAATAGCCATGGAAATAATTCGATGCCATGCCAGCAGCATAATCCAAACCGTGTGGTTCTCTTATCCACTGTGCATAGTCCAACGGACTGTGAGTCACTTGGCTCCAAGTGAAGATCCAATAGAGCGGCATACAGGCGAAGTAAACTGAGTTTGGCAACAAATTCGCCACATTTCCGGTGAAACCGAATCGTGCAAATCCCGATAATGCCAATGTTAATGCTAAAATTTTCGTTTTAGTATTGTATGTGTAAACACGTTCACAGATTGTGCTTAGCTTATTTTCAGGCAAGTAATACTTTTCATTTACAAAGTATTCGATTATCATATTGCACAAACGACCAACGAAATTTGCGCAAAAAACTACAAGGCAAATGCGTATGCAGAGATCTGTAAGGAAACGTCAACAGCATTGTTTTCATAAATGCGAATTTTAGGCATTActcagcaaaaagaaaactaattaTATTGTTAACGAAAGCTCACCAAAATATTCTCCCaccattttcaaaattgactTTTTCCTATCAACCCATTGATctgcggttgttgttgatattattGCCATTTTATTATGATCAGTTTCAAAGTTGCCAGACTGcaatcatttaatataatatcggtataatttattaagaaaagaaaacaatatatttgttgaactaataatttatttaaacacgAAAACACTTAAACATTTAAACACGAAAATacttatgcaaaatatttttgtagtatgtAAATGTTGagtattttaatgttttaagtTTTACTCTCAATtgtacttaaaaataaaaatactcgaaaggggatttattttaataagatataagaaacaaataaaaattgtatttacaaaacatataaaatatagtgcACGATACTAAATAATAGCTCATACAATCAATAAATCGTAGGGATTTGTTCTCG encodes the following:
- the LOC133843185 gene encoding stimulator of interferon genes protein homolog produces the protein MAIISTTTADQWVDRKKSILKMVGEYFDLCIRICLVVFCANFVGRLCNMIIEYFVNEKYYLPENKLSTICERVYTYNTKTKILALTLALSGFARFGFTGNVANLLPNSVYFACMPLYWIFTWSQVTHSPLDYAQWIREPHGLDYAAGMASNYFHGYLKIALPEHNGDGLKKRMQIYEDTHQVTFGINRLIILIPDNMFVKGVIESPLLEQVAPLETRFINRAGVNRPFKHAVYRLTQSINGKIYYFAIEGATPMLSFFDAMNSQTSTTKQMREMKREIWLKFAKHLRELVKGWPETEDEVEMIVYDSRKDVGKVIHAHFLNKSSLI
- the LOC133843186 gene encoding origin recognition complex subunit 6: MSTLVAQLISKMGLNDEPNVLEKTTELLRLVELRSTNVPLQINEYGKIVLCADLASTLLDIGFDKEQALKLSGLRKSHYVNNKRMFEKLLDLNKLPSVNDICVQLSLNEVARKSEELLTLFKDIASNTMQDADHPQYAAMAVFQACRLLKKKVAKTKIMPFSNLRPTQWQQLEHQWELMIEKHYKEINVATRLNDQAEVLQEKNNIEKKCQMHKPEIEDYEKWKSRMLATAEAKLKQLESESGSQTSL